Proteins encoded together in one Bactrocera neohumeralis isolate Rockhampton chromosome 4, APGP_CSIRO_Bneo_wtdbg2-racon-allhic-juicebox.fasta_v2, whole genome shotgun sequence window:
- the LOC126755660 gene encoding histone H1.1, embryonic-like — translation MATENSIDVFSDSWIQIGALMPGTNHTEPKMSIQPMQRPYLKRRSVASKTMVKTAIKTLTRNPRVGVSFMAIKKFIEENYSFTHTNKRFYFVKRYIRNSLEKGELIRTKGVGVSGSFRLPFTKRVFKKKRNKKKPNINKRKRKVRKANINKRKRRLRIGKAIQRKVRKQMKEMKLNDRSRDAQLSGENAIDATACNTEDPKQEMSNVVRKLNDA, via the exons ATG GCAACGGAGAATTCAATCGACGTATTCTCTGACAGTTGGATTCAAATCGGTGCACTAATGCCGGGGACAAACCATACTGAGCCGAAAATGAGCATACAGCCGATGCAAAGACCTTATCTCAAACGACGTTCGGTAGCATCGAAAACAATGGTAAAAACAGCTATTAAAACACTAACGCGTAATCCACGTGTTGGCGTCTCGTTTATggcaatcaaaaaatttattgaagaaaactaCTCCTTTACGCATACGAACAAGCGATTTTACTTCGTCAAGCGTTACATTAGGAATTCACTCGAGAAGGGTGAACTTATACGTACAAAGGGAGTTGGCGTGAGCGGTTCATTTCGTTTACCGTTCACAAAGCGCGTTTTTAAAAAGAAACGGAACAAAAAGAAGCCAAATATCAATAAACGAAAACGTAAAGTCAGGAAGGCAAATATCAATAAACGAAAACGTAGACTCAGAATCGGAAAAGCTATTCAAAGAAAAGTTAGAAAACAAATGAAAGAGATGAAATTGAATGATAGATCACGAGACGCACAATTGAGCGGCGAAAACGCCATTGATGCAACTGCTTGTAACACCGAGGACCCGAAGCAAGAAATGAGCAATGTTGTGAGAAAACTGAATGACGCTTGA
- the LOC126757609 gene encoding uncharacterized protein LOC126757609 — MSSAENKDAPVKPKRATQARNVHKSGKEEKPKTCCWKAYFLSDICIQVTAWLLLTAGLCIIACTIYVGIMMRNNLDRYEDFNQTHEFDYVTEHTDAYEETTTENLNKSVSYPRSIALQISDVAEDRNGCREINCRISCMDALYFYEMLYEATTAATCTVFDALLIREQSFVNGVLQNSWIDCNQSIYELVVSESNITRIKSGAFNSPLFVDTYLLTLSGLQLAKVGSGTLLGLRSLRYLIIDTPLTEINRAFFQPVQSTLMHLRMNCGLTILPETIFGVSMLEKLEYADLSKNFFYGPLTRQMFRATPNLRYLHMIQSRVTAIEADAFDDLSGVLEVLDLSENLITTISGTALKPLLLDSKRTLISLAHNKWDCVCELLELAKIYRKYRKAFLSSIFCQSPELQHGKPLNELISKDDNCTINEQSEPYEPLVTTIHNRVPSIHTKTTKPSATTKRTIFTTTMHQTTPTTISTTTTHKPSTSTVISNTLNNTTTATSNASSNGVLTPIDSDGSSSRSSAEDLNTIQLRCLHILTSGNQSEAVSTSMVAERSIAAISSESKAVSELNQTNISEDIVANSVKLEQSPTVLLTQYPSKTTSVDVGITNITKLRSKREYHNPSMAYYKFEVPTYNFKLTLLANNSVQVLINDYTGQPKINMIWFSRQNEVASIENVDEAAQNIEYHCEMYQEPYLLVSKLSENTTYTFCMLEIPQTTISPFNCLPLYVPSLIMELDNTWITLDDKQFTLGMLSLIFTLSALFGGIIAYFGIKTYPELLEGSKNVLVVKRSEQESEYLKSMGSIKKEPLSRRSTTKHTLAASEMPPLSLPPPPPFSVSNYNLERLSSIKSSSTLFESSFGPPPFSVIDDQYELPKQYSRNVEEERCVPNPYAMSPCSPPPLPKRNPSITSSIATNRFSKIN, encoded by the exons ATGTCATCAGCCGAAAACAAAGATGCGCCTGTTAAACCTAAACGTGCCACACAAGCTAGGAATGTGCATAAAAGTGGCAAAGAGGAGAAACCGAAAACATG CTGCTGGAAAGCATACTTTCTGAGCGATATCTGCATACAGGTCACCGCCTGGTTGCTCCTCACCGCCGGCTTGTGCATTATAGCGTGCACCATTTATGTGGGGATTATGATGCGAAATAATCTCGATAGATATGAAGATTTCAATCAAACTCATGAATTTGATTACGTAACAGAGCACACTGACGCGTATGAGGAGACAACGACAGAGAATTTGAACAAAAGCGTCAG ttatCCCAGGTCTATTGCTCTACAGATTTCGGATGTTGCGGAAGACAGAAACGGATGTAGAGAAATTAATTGCAGGATATCTTGTATGGACGCGCTTTATTTctacgaaatgctttatgaggCTACTACG GCTGCCACTTGTACCGTTTTCGACGCGTTACTAATCAGAGAGCAGAGTTTTGTTAATGGTGTTTTACAAAATTCCTGGATTGATTGCAACCAGTCCATCTATGAGCTGGTGGTGAGTGAGAGCAACATTACACGCATTAAAAGTGGCGCCTTCAATTCACCGCTCTTCGTGGACACATATCTCTTGACGTTAAGTGGCCTGCAATTGGCTAAAGTTGGTAGTGGTACCTTGCTAGGTTTGCGCTCGCTGCGTTACCTAATCATCGACACACCACTTACCGAGATAAATCGGGCTTTCTTCCAGCCAGTTCAATCGACACTGATGCACTTGCGCATGAATTGCGGTTTGACTATATTACCAGAGACTATATTCGGTGTGAGTATGTTGGAGAAATTGGAATATGCCGACCTAagcaaaaatttcttttacGGCCCACTAACACGACAAATGTTTCGGGCCACGCCCAATTTGCGCTATCTACACATGATTCAATCGAGAGTCACTGCTATCGAAGCGGATGCATTTGACGACCTGAGTGGTGTTCTGGAAGTGCTTGATCTATCGGAAAATTTAATCACCACTATTTCAGGCACTGCGCTAAAACCGTTATTGTTGGACTCGAAGCGCACGCTGATCAGTTTGGCACACAACAAGTGGGATTGTGTGTGTGAATTGCTGGAATTAGCTAAAATCTATCGGAAATACCGTAAGGCATTTTTAAGCAGCATTTTTTGTCAGTCTCCTGAACTTCAACATGGTAAGCCGTTGAATGAATTGATTTCTAAAGATGATAATTGTACGATAAATGAACAGAGCGAGCCTTACGAACCGCTGGTCACCACAATTCATAATAGGGTGCCTAGCATTcacacaaaaacaactaaaCCAAGTGCAACAACTAAAAGAACAATATTTACTACTACAATGCACCAAACAACACCTACAACGATTAGCACAACAACCACACATAAGCCCTCCACTTCTACTGTCATAAGCAACACCCTAAACAACACCACAACTGCAACGTCAAACGCGAGTAGCAATGGAGTATTGACACCAATAGATAGTGATGGCTCCAGCAGTCGTTCCAGTGCAGAGGatttaaatacaatacaatTGCGTTGCTTGCACATTTTGACTAGTGGAAACCAGAGTGAAGCGGTATCTACTTCGATGGTTGCCGAACGCTCGATAGCAGCTATTTCGTCGGAATCTAAAGCTGTGTCTGAACTTAACCAAACCAACATAAGCGAAGACATCGTAGCGAATTCCGTCAAGCTGGAGCAAAGCCCAACGGTACTGCTCACGCAGTATCCGAGCAAAACTACCTCGGTAGACGTCGGGATTACTAATATAACGAAATTGCGGAGCAAACGCGAATACCACAATCCATCAATGGCCTATTATAAATTTGAGGTCCCaacatataattttaagttGACTTTGTTAGCGAATAATTCAGTGCAAGTGTTGATAAACGATTACACTGGTCAACCGAAAATTAATATGATATGGTTTAGTCGCCAGAATGAAGTGGCTAGTATTGAGAATGTCGATGAGGCAGCACAAAATATCGAGTATCATTGCGAGATGTATCAAGAACCATATTTATTGGTTAGCAAACTTAGTGAGAACACTACTTATACCTTCTGCATGTTAGAAATACCGCAAACAACGATTTCGCCATTCAATTGTCTGCCATTGTATGTGCCGAGTTTGATAATGGAACTAGATAATACTTGGATTACGCTGGATGATAAACAATTCACTTTGGGCATGTTGTCATTGATTTTTACACTCTCGGCATTGTTTGGTGGAATCATTGCCTATTTCGGCATCAAAACATATCCGGAACTGTTGGAGGGATCGAAGAATGTTTTGGTTGTAAAGCGTTCGGAACAAGAATCTGAATACTTGAAGAGTATGGGTTCCATTAAAAAGGAACCGCTCAGTAGACGATCAACAACAAA GCATACACTAGCAGCTTCGGAAATGCCACCGTTgtccttgccaccaccaccgccattCAGCGTATCGAATTATAATTTGGAGCGTTTATCGAGCATCAAATCGTCTTCCACATTATTTGAGAGTTCTTTTGGTCCGCCGCCATTTTCCGTTATAGACGATCAATATGAGTTGCCCAAGCAATACAGTCGAAATGTCGAAGAGGAGCGTTGCGTGCCCAATCCATATGCCATGAGCCCGTGTTCGCCACCACCCTTACCAAAGCGGAATCCGAGCATTACCTCGTCCATTGCGACAAATCGTTTCTCCAAAATTAACTAG